A part of Rhodamnia argentea isolate NSW1041297 chromosome 8, ASM2092103v1, whole genome shotgun sequence genomic DNA contains:
- the LOC115744760 gene encoding receptor homology region, transmembrane domain- and RING domain-containing protein 1 isoform X1 codes for MREAFLGLVISIYCCCSAIQRSSATVVLKPSSTTSFEDLPAKFAVDVDETGICGALEIADPADACSALRDGVRSNGTDLIRFALIVRGNCSFEDKIVSAQTAGFGAVIVYDDRERADLVYMMVNPKGITIPAVFVSNEAGQSLKEHAQVGTGECCIYESCVKAGWTVLAISLISLIVIFGLLALALFVPRPWLYWRGRTHHIKHVDDKIVAELPYFTFNSARSSDKYTREVCAICLEDYKDGEILKTLPCQHEFHSGCVESWLKKGGLFCPVCKHDVRTKRACHEMLLRVEAWQYRHQQQQKSPLMTFEPS; via the exons ATGAGGGAGGCATTTCTCGGCCTTGTAATCTCCATCTATTGCTGCTGCTCTGCCATCCAAAGGTCTTCAGCTACCGTCGTTTTGAAGCCCTCTTCCACCACCTCCTTCGAGGACCTTCCCGCCAAattcg CTGTCGACGTGGATGAGACGGGCATATGCGGAGCGCTCGAGATCGCTGATCCCGCCGACGCTTGCTCTGCGCTGCGCGACGGCGTTCGGTCAAACGGAACCGATTTGATTAGGTTTGCGTTGATCGTGAGGGGTAACTGCTCGTTCGAGGACAAGATAGTGAGCGCTCAGACTGCCGGTTTCGGGGCGGTCATTGTGTATGATGACCGCGAGAGGGCCGATTTGGTGTACA TGATGGTTAATCCCAAGGGAATCACGATTCCTGCAGTTTTTGTTTCGAATGAAGCTGGTCAGAGTCTAAAGGAGCATGCCCAAGTGGGTACAGGGGAATGCTGCATTTATGAATCTTGTGTCAAAGCAGGCTGGACTGTGCTGGCTATATCGCTCATCTCCCTCATTGTCATATTTGGCTTATTAGCTTTGGCCTTGTTTGTTCCAAGACCATGGTTGTACTGGCGAGGAAGAACACATCACATTAAACATGTAGATGATAAAATCGTCGCAGAACTTCCCTACTTCACGTTCAATTCTGCTCGAAGTAGTGACAAGTACACTAGGGAAGTTTGTGCCATCTGTCTTGAGGATTACAAAGATGGAGAGATCCTTAAAACCCTTCCTTGCCAACACG AATTTCATTCAGGCTGTGTGGAGTCTTGGCTGAAGAAGGGAGGATTGTTCTGCCCTGTGTGCAAGCATGATGTGAGGACCAAGAGAGCATGCCATGAG ATGCTGTTACGAGTCGAAGCTTGGCAATATCGacatcagcagcagcagaaaAGCCCCCTCATGACCTTTGAGCCTAGCTGA
- the LOC115744760 gene encoding receptor homology region, transmembrane domain- and RING domain-containing protein 1 isoform X2: MREAFLGLVISIYCCCSAIQRSSATVVLKPSSTTSFEDLPAKFAVDVDETGICGALEIADPADACSALRDGVRSNGTDLIRFALIVRGNCSFEDKIVSAQTAGFGAVIVYDDRERADLVYMMVNPKGITIPAVFVSNEAGQSLKEHAQVGTGECCIYESCVKAGWTVLAISLISLIVIFGLLALALFVPRPWLYWRGRTHHIKHVDDKIVAELPYFTFNSARSSDKYTREVCAICLEDYKDGEILKTLPCQHEFHSGCVESWLKKGGLFCPVCKHDVRTKRACHETRRETGL, from the exons ATGAGGGAGGCATTTCTCGGCCTTGTAATCTCCATCTATTGCTGCTGCTCTGCCATCCAAAGGTCTTCAGCTACCGTCGTTTTGAAGCCCTCTTCCACCACCTCCTTCGAGGACCTTCCCGCCAAattcg CTGTCGACGTGGATGAGACGGGCATATGCGGAGCGCTCGAGATCGCTGATCCCGCCGACGCTTGCTCTGCGCTGCGCGACGGCGTTCGGTCAAACGGAACCGATTTGATTAGGTTTGCGTTGATCGTGAGGGGTAACTGCTCGTTCGAGGACAAGATAGTGAGCGCTCAGACTGCCGGTTTCGGGGCGGTCATTGTGTATGATGACCGCGAGAGGGCCGATTTGGTGTACA TGATGGTTAATCCCAAGGGAATCACGATTCCTGCAGTTTTTGTTTCGAATGAAGCTGGTCAGAGTCTAAAGGAGCATGCCCAAGTGGGTACAGGGGAATGCTGCATTTATGAATCTTGTGTCAAAGCAGGCTGGACTGTGCTGGCTATATCGCTCATCTCCCTCATTGTCATATTTGGCTTATTAGCTTTGGCCTTGTTTGTTCCAAGACCATGGTTGTACTGGCGAGGAAGAACACATCACATTAAACATGTAGATGATAAAATCGTCGCAGAACTTCCCTACTTCACGTTCAATTCTGCTCGAAGTAGTGACAAGTACACTAGGGAAGTTTGTGCCATCTGTCTTGAGGATTACAAAGATGGAGAGATCCTTAAAACCCTTCCTTGCCAACACG AATTTCATTCAGGCTGTGTGGAGTCTTGGCTGAAGAAGGGAGGATTGTTCTGCCCTGTGTGCAAGCATGATGTGAGGACCAAGAGAGCATGCCATGAG ACAAGGAGAGAAACTGGGCTTTAG
- the LOC115744765 gene encoding oligopeptide transporter 7-like, giving the protein MATSASHEEDVSAPLVQKEIGAHGSPTAAAELAAGESSPIEQVALTVPAGDDPSLPAVTFRTFVLGTLACSLLSFLNQFFWYRREPLSVTSVSAQIAVVPIGHLMAGVITTRVFFEGRKWQFTLNPGPFNVKEHVLITIFANSGAATVYAIHIISVVKIFYRKEMSFLVALVVVLTTQVLGFGWAGLFRRYLVEPAAMWWPQNLVQVSLFRALHEKEQRPKGGLTRNHFFLIAFICSFSYYVFPGYLFPMLTSLSWICWIFPASVVAHQLGSGLHGLGIGAIGLDWSSISSYLGSPLASPWFATANIAVGFALVVYVITPIAYSLNIYKSRTFPIFSDSLFTSLGQKYNISTIIDEHFHLDAEAYEREGPLYMSTFFAAYYGISFACLTATVVHVFLFHGKEIWLLSKSAFSEKRMDIHTKLMRRYKQVPEWWFTCMLLANIVATIFTCQYFKDQLQLPWWGVLLACALAMVFTLPVGVITATTNQTPGLNVITEFIIGYIYPGYPVANILFKVYGHISMKQGIVFLQDFKLGHYMKIPPRAMFMAQVVGTVVAALVHLGTAWWLMDTVPHICNRELLPAGSPWTCPGDHVFFDASVIWGLIGPRRIFGDLGHYSTINWFFLVGAIAPFIVWLAHKAFPDKEWIRLITMPVLLGATVSMPPATAVNYTSWIIAGFLSGFVAYRYYRGWWSRHNYVLSGALDAGLAFMAVLLYLCLGMRHVSLSWWGEDPDGCPLASCPTAKGVVVEGCPVF; this is encoded by the exons ATGGCCACGTCCGCGAGCCATGAAGAAGATGTCTCGGCTCCCCTCG TCCAGAAGGAGATCGGAGCTCATGGCTCCCCTACGGCGGCGGCGGAGCTCGCCGCAGGCGAGAGCTCCCCGATCGAGCAGGTCGCGCTCACGGTCCCGGCCGGCGACGACCCTTCTCTCCCGGCCGTCACGTTCCGCACGTTCGTCCTCGGGACCCTGGCGTGCTCTCTGCTTTCCTTCCTCAACCAGTTCTTCTGGTACCGCCGCGAGCCTCTCTCCGTGACCTCCGTCTCTGCTCAGATCGCCGTCGTCCCCATAG GTCACCTCATGGCCGGAGTGATCACGACGAGAGTCTTCTTCGAGGGGCGTAAGTGGCAATTCACGCTCAATCCGGGGCCGTTCAACGTCAAGGAGCACGTGCTGATCACGATCTTTGCCAACTCGGGCGCGGCCACCGTCTACGCCATTCACATCATCAGCGTCGTCAAGATCTTCTACCGGAAGGAGATGTCGTTTCTTGTGGCGCTGGTCGTCGTCTTGACGACCCAGGTCTTGGGGTTCGGCTGGGCCGGGCTGTTCCGGCGGTACTTGGTCGAGCCCGCCGCCATGTGGTGGCCCCAGAACCTCGTGCAGGTCTCGTTGTTCAG AGCACTGCACGAGAAAGAGCAGAGGCCAAAAGGCGGATTGACGCGGAACCATTTTTTCCTTATAGCCTTCATCTGTAGCTTCAGTTACTACGTCTTTCCTGGTTACCTCTTTCCAATGTTGACCTCTCTTTCCTGGATCTGCTGGATATTCCCTGCTTCAGTTGTAGCTCACCAGTTAGGTTCTGGACTCCATGGTCTTGGGATCGGTGCAATCGGACTTGACTGGTCCAGCATCTCCTCTTATCTTGGTAGTCCACTGGCTAGCCCGTGGTTTGCTACTGCGAATATTGCTGTTGGTTTTGCCCTTGTCGTGTATGTCATCACACCTATTGCTTACTCTCTCAACATATACAAATCCAGGACTTTCCCAATATTCTCAGATAGCTTGTTCACATCTTTGGGACAAAAGTACAACATTTCGACTATCATAGATGAACACTTCCATTTAGATGCTGAGGCATATGAAAGAGAGGGTCCTCTTTATATGAGCACCTTCTTTGCTGCGTACTATGGCATCAGCTTTGCCTGCCTTACTGCTACCGTTGTTCATGTGTTCCTCTTCCATGGAAA AGAAATATGGCTGCTGAGCAAGTCCGCCTTTAGTGAGAAGAGAATGGATATACACACTAAGCTCATGAGAAGATACAAGCAAGTCCCTGAATGGTGGTTCACTTGTATGCTTTTGGCAAATATTGTGGCGACTATATTTACATGTCAGTATTTCAAGGATCAGCTTCAACTACCATGGTGGGGTGTTCTGCTAGCATGTGCTCTTGCCATGGTGTTCACTCTTCCTGTTGGAGTCATCACTGCAACAACAAATCAG ACACCGGGTTTGAATGTGATCACAGAATTTATCATTGGGTACATTTACCCAGGATATCCAGTGGCAAACATTCTGTTTAAAGTCTATGGGCACATCAGTATGAAGCAGGGGATCGTATTCTTACAAGACTTCAAGCTCGGGCACTACATGAAAATTCCTCCTCGAGCGATGTTTATGGCACAG GTGGTCGGTACTGTTGTTGCGGCATTAGTGCATCTCGGAACGGCGTGGTGGCTTATGGATACAGTCCCCCACATTTGTAACCGGGAGCTGCTTCCAGCAGGCAGTCCGTGGACTTGCCCTGGTGACCATGTATTTTTTGATGCTTCAGTCATTTGGGGTCTGATCGGGCCGCGCAGGATATTTGGAGATCTCGGCCACTACTCCACCATCAACTGGTTTTTCTTGGTAGGGGCCATAGCTCCTTTCATTGTTTGGCTTGCACATAAGGCCTTTCCAGACAAGGAGTGGATTAGACTAATCACAATGCCTGTGCTCCTCGGTGCCACAGTAAGCATGCCTCCAGCTACTGCCGTTAACTACACCAGTTGGATCATCGCCGGATTTTTATCGGGATTCGTTGCATACCGATACTATCGAGGTTGGTGGAGTCGCCATAATTACGTGCTATCGGGTGCACTTGATGCCGGGTTAGCCTTTATGGCCGTCCTCCTGTACTTGTGTTTGGGAATGAGGCATGTTAGCCTCAGTTGGTGGGGTGAAGATCCTGATGGATGTCCATTAGCCTCTTGCCCCACAGCTAAAGGGGTCGTCGTTGAAGGCTGTCCAGTCTTTTGA